The Candidatus Sphingomonas colombiensis genome contains the following window.
CGCGCCCAGCCGCAAGCGCATCGAGCGCCGCATCGGCATCGCTGAGAACCGGCGCGTTGGCGGGATTGGCGTGAAACTGCTCGCGCATCACCACATCAAGTCGACGGCCCGGCGCGGAAATCAGCACCAGCCCGCACATCCCGGCCGGATGCTGCGCGGCCGCGAGCGCGACCAGCCCGCCCTCGCTATGCCCGGCGACCCACACGCAGCGCGCGCCGGTCTTCGCGCGGATCGCCGCGATCCACGCGTGGACGTCGGCCGCATAGTCATTGACCGTTACAGCATTGGCGTCGGCCATGGCGGCCTTGCTGCCGAACATCCCCCGCTTGTCGATCCGAACGCTGGCGATGCCGCGTTCGGCCAACGCCTCGGCGAGCAGGCGATATGGCTGGGCGGTGAGGCCGAGCGGGCTGTTCCCGTCGCGGTCCGTCGGGCCGGAACCGGGGATGATCAACACCACCGGCGCGCCGGGCCTCGCCCGCACCCATGTGCCAGCGAGATCGCCCTGCGGCCCCGGCGCGGTGATCGGCTCCGCGCGCGAAGCAGGCGCGGCGATCGGCAACGCTCCCATTCCGGCCGTCGCCGCCGCCAGCGCGATCAGGTTCATCCCAGCTCCGTCAGCCAC
Protein-coding sequences here:
- a CDS encoding alpha/beta fold hydrolase, with the translated sequence MADGAGMNLIALAAATAGMGALPIAAPASRAEPITAPGPQGDLAGTWVRARPGAPVVLIIPGSGPTDRDGNSPLGLTAQPYRLLAEALAERGIASVRIDKRGMFGSKAAMADANAVTVNDYAADVHAWIAAIRAKTGARCVWVAGHSEGGLVALAAAQHPAGMCGLVLISAPGRRLDVVMREQFHANPANAPVLSDADAALDALAAGRDVDVSRMHPALQQVFAPRVQGFLKSLFAADPARLIAGYHGPVLIVQGDRDLQVSLADAEALHKAQPRATLAVVPGVNHVLKMVASDDRAANLATYGDASLPLAPGVAEAIAGFVTTVR